From one Humulus lupulus chromosome 8, drHumLupu1.1, whole genome shotgun sequence genomic stretch:
- the LOC133796088 gene encoding dirigent protein 10-like — protein sequence MARATLEELEFGTVTPIEEGIYHSHSVHNNGPRVVIGKAQGIYVASSEEGSSHMMAITASFGDEANGLRFFGVRKKGVTESHIAVIGGVGKYQGANGYATLKRVNNSQSGKEENEDSKLFKFSVYLRY from the coding sequence ATGGCCAGAGCTACCCTCGAAGAGTTGGAATTTGGGACAGTCACCCCAATTGAGGAGGGAATATACCACTCTCACTCTGTACATAATAATGGTCCACGAGTAGTAATTGGGAAGGCACAAGGGATTTATGTTGCCAGCTCTGAAGAAGGGAGTAGCCACATGATGGCCATAACGGCGAGTTTTGGTGATGAGGCTAATGGTTTGAGGTTCTTTGGGGTGAGAAAGAAGGGTGTCACTGAGTCTCATATTGCTGTTATTGGAGGTGTTGGCAAGTACCAAGGTGCCAATGGTTATGCCACGTTGAAGAGAGTCAATAACTCACAGTCCGGGAAGGAAGAGAACGAAGATTCTAAGCTTTTTAAGTTTAGTGTCTATCTCAGATATTAA
- the LOC133798485 gene encoding uncharacterized protein LOC133798485 → MEGKRSTPSVIARLMGLDEHQPPEAVQKPQRVLSENYLRKVASIGVGKKRSFHERHSLRPTFEEKKESKDFFQVAKILKGDKHLELRVNKRKGDLDLSVQKCVTGEEFQDSSELDYFQKGIPKRNSLFSNRLHDMQGSLALSHSNDTTLLKSYNSAGRDVDICRNSKSKSERISFRSFQKHKNDTITCSNQEELGISFHDFGRSELVRRQYESSSSYMRIVDFKPLSAEAKSSEGYFFSPSSKEGSHLGDSKCTGFPSPGSGTIPNEVKNVQCNVESIKERSTASREILEELKRRKIWRNLGFSTKNSSLGLCGGDPSAIKSEMLSPPSTRSSDLRKKYQSFSSSDKSNLSIKSKKQLPERCLLSEKCKVEPASISWPRNRKPGNGRHGLGGLVLSKFAKQQSRYEAYSNRWYLGLEESLNQARSKMIRYDSIDKGSESNDLNSDSVRDMVVDTETEIADKPSGESESEQLESTMCICLEEDDGDSSSLATDTSVQQDSSNGFQEESSVFSHCSSTELESLMSFEETYQPSPVSVLELPFSSESLGRVKDDICDLKRQLQLLKSKASEEYKEGSGMVVSSDDETEEGSPGNSKENDAFMKVFKVEESRNFSYLVELLTEAGLLGKNLQEFSTWDSSECPISVSVFETLEKKYGDQMSWKRSERLLLFDSIKAELVKMLLPCIAEPTWEKTVSRRLSPIRDEEMIVEDLWKLLVSQEKEHTKNSTETVMESELGKLDLGDEIYLIGIEIEQMLFDEFAAELFSM, encoded by the exons ATGGAAGGTAAACGAAGTACACCAAGTGTCATTGCAAGACTAATGGGCCTTGATGAACACCAACCTCCGGAAGCTGTCCAGAAGCCACAGAGAGTGCTCTCTGAGAATTATCTGAGAAAAGTTGCTTCTATTGGTGTTGGGAAGAAGCGTTCATTTCATGAGCGTCATTCATTGAGACCGActtttgaagagaagaaagaatcCAAGGACTTTTTTCAAGTAGCTAAAATATTGAAAGGTGATAAGCATCTTGAACTGCGAGTCAATAAGAGAAAAGGAGACTTGGATTTGTCAGTTCAAAAATGTGTCACAGGAGAAGAGTTTCAAGATTCATCAGAGTTGGATTACTTTCAAAAGGGTATCCCAAAAAGAAACTCTTTGTTTTCCAATCGTCTTCATGATATGCAAGGTTCGCTTGCCCTCTCTCATTCCAATGACACGACACTTTTGAAGTCCTATAATTCTGCCGGTAGAGATGTTGATATCTGCAGGAATTCAAAGAGTAAATCTGAACGAATATCTTTTAGATCATTTCAAAAACATAAGAATGACACTATCACATGTTCCAATCAAGAAGAACTTGGCATTAGTTTTCATGACTTTGGGAGATCTGAGTTGGTAAGAAGACAATATGAATCAAGTTCTTCCTATATGAGAATTGTTGATTTTAAACCGTTATCTGCGGAGGCTAAGAGTTCTGAAGGATATTTCTTTTCACCAAGTTCTAAAGAAGGTTCTCATTTAGGTGATAGCAAATGCACAGGGTTTCCCAGTCCTGGAAGTGGGACAATACCAAATGAAGTAAAAAATGTGCAGTGCAATGTGGAATCCATTAAAGAAAGATCTACTGCTTCAAGGGAAATCTTGGAGGAGcttaaaagaagaaaaatatggAGAAATCTAGGCTTTTCAACAAAGAACTCAAGCTTAGGACTGTGCGGTGGTGACCCTTCTGCAATAAAATCTGAGATGTTGTCACCTCCTTCCACTCGTTCTTCTGACTTGCGAAAGAAATACCAGTCTTTTTCGTCCTCAGATAAATCAAATTTAAGCATCAAATCCAAAAAGCAGCTTCCTGAAAGGTGTCTGTTGAGTGAAAAATGCAAAGTCGAACCAGCTTCAATTTCCTGGCCTAGAAATCGCAAGCCCGGTAATGGTAGGCATGGCCTGGGAGGTCTGGTCCTCAGTAAGTTTGCAAAACAACAATCCAGGTATGAAGCTTATAGCAACAGGTGGTATTTGGGGCTAGAAGAGTCCCTTAATCAAGCAAGGAGTAAGATGATAAGATATGATTCTATCGACAAGGGTTCAGAATCTAATGACTTGAATTCAGACTCTGTAAGGGATATGGTAGTTGACACAGAGACTGAGATTGCAGATAAACCCTCTGGAGAATCTGAGAGTGAGCAATTAGAATCAACCATGTGCATCTGCTTAGAGGAAGACGATGGTGATTCCTCTAGCCTAGCTACGGATACTTCAGTTCAACAG GATTCATCAAATGGATTCCAAGAAGAAAGTTCTGTTTTTTCACATTGCTCCAGCACTGAACTAGAATCTCTGATGAGTTTTGAGGAGACTTATCAGCCTAGTCCAGTTTCTGTGCTGGAACTGCCATTTAGCTCTGAAAGCCTAGGGAGAGTCAAGGATGACATCTGTG ACTTGAAGCGACAACTCCAACTTCTAAAATCAAAAGCCTCAGAAGAGTACAAAGAAGGTTCGGGCATGGTGGTCTCAAGTGATGATGAAACTGAGGAAGGGTCTCCCGGCAATTCTAAAGAGAATGATGCTTTTATGAAAGTCTTCAAAGTTGAAGAGAGCAGGAACTTTTCATATCTTGTCGAATTGCTAACAGAGGCAGGTCTTCTTGGAAAGAACTTACAGGAATTTAGTACCTGGGATTCTTCAGAATGCCCAATAAGTGTCTCAGTCTTTGAGACCTTAGAAAAGAAGTATGGTGATCAGATGTCTTGGAAGAGATCAGAGAGACTACTTTTATTTGACAGCATAAAAGCAGAGCTGGTGAAGATGCTCCTGCCCTGCATTGCTGAGCCAACATGGGAAAAGACTGTGTCGAGAAGGTTAAGCCCCATTCGTGATGAGGAGATGATTGTGGAAGATCTCTGGAAGTTACTTGTTAGCCAAGAAAAAGAGCATACCAAGAATTCGACAGAAACAGTGATGGAAAGTGAATTAGGAAAGTTAGATTTAGGAGATGAAATTTATTTGATTGGTATAGAAATTGAGCAGATGTTGTTTGATGAGTTTGCGGCAGAGCTTTTTAGCATGTAG